Part of the Paracoccus sp. S3-43 genome, CGGATCACGGCGCGCAGATTGGCCGAGAACCGTTCGCCAAGTTCGCCGTTCAACTCCTCTTGCACCATTTCGCGCAGCAGGTCGCGGATGCTCTGCTCCTCGTCGGTCGGGTCGGCCTGGGCGTGCTGTTCGGCGGCGAAGGCCTCGGCCTCGGCGGCAAGCCGGGCGACCGGATCGAAGGCCGCGGGCTGGGGCGGCAAAGCCCAGCCGGACAGGCGCTGTTCGGCGGGCTTCGCCTCGGCCAGGGCGGCCGGGGCCGGTTCCTCCAACTCGGGGCGCATCCGGGCCTTCCAGTCAAAGGCCTCGGCGAAATCGTCGGCGTCGTCGCTGAAATCCTGGACCGCCTCGGCAAGGTTCACCGGGCCGCGCGTGGGGTCGTGTTCGACCCGCGGTTCGGGTTCCCGCGTCTCGGGGCGCAGCCAGGCACGCCAGCCCGATGCCTTCTGCGCCTCGGGTTCATCGACCCGCCGTTCGGCCCCAAGCCGCAGCGGAGAAACGTTGGTCGCAGGCACCACCTCGGGCTTGGCCCGCAGGATGAATTGCGGGACCGCAGGGGCCGGTTCGGGTTCGGGGACGACCGGGGCGGGCACCGGGCGCACCGCCGTTTCGACCATCTGCCGCGCCAAGGCAGCGTTGCCGCCATAGCGGCGCGCCAGGAATTCGCCCGCGTCGTCCTGAACCAGGCTGCTGCGTTCGGCGCGGATGTTGTCGCGCGCCGAGGACAGCGCGTCGTCGTCGGCGATCATGCGGCGGATGGCGGACAGGACATCGCCGATGTCTTCCGACAGGCGGGCGGCGTTCTGGGACAGGCGGGGGTCAGCCATGCTGCCCCCCGCCGTTCAGGGCGTCAGTCGCGCCCGATCGCGCGCAGGACGCGATCAAGGCTTTCGCCCTGCTTGCTGGTGTAAGGCGCATCGCGCACGGCGTTGTAGTATTGCGAAGGGTCATAGGTCGGAATCCCTAGGTTCAGGTGTTCTACCGTAAGACGACCCATAGCAGCCAGAAGTTGATAATGTGCTAACTGGAGATTGGCTTCCGCCGTGATCTTGTCGGCCCGCGCCTCCAGCAGCGACTGTTCCGCGTCCAGAACGTCCAGCGTGGTGCGCGCGCCCAGGGCCGCTTCCTCTCGGACGCCGTTATAGGCCTGCTGGGCTGCGGCGATCTGTTCGTCGATGGCGCCGATCTGCGCGCGGGCCACGTCGATATTGGCCCATGATTCGCCGACCTGCTGGCTGATCTGGCGCGACAGGTTCAGCAGCGCCGACCGCGCCTGATCGCGTTCCGCCATGGCCCGGCGATGCGCGGCGGGCAGACGGCCGCCCGAATAGATGGTCTGGTTCAGTTCCAGCCCGACCGAGGCGCTGTTGCGGTTGTCATAGACCCCGCCCAACTGCGTCTGCGGGCTGCGCGTGACGCCCACGCCGAGGTTGCCGGTCAGCGTGGGGTTGCGTTCCGCCGCCGCGATGGCCACGCCCAGTTCGGCCGCCGCCGCCCGGCGCTGCGCCTGCGCGATCAGCGGATGGTTGCGCTGCCCGATGGCCCGCGCCTCGTCGACCGAGGCGGGCAGCTTGGGCAGCGGCGGGGGCGCGTCCAGCCGTCCGGGGAATCGGCCGGTCGCCGCCAGATACCCCTCGCGCGCGATTTCCAGATCGCCTTGGGCCGAGGCCAGCCCCGCCTGGGTCTGCGCCAGCTGCGCATCGGCCAGGGCCACGTCGGTCACGGTGATCTCGCCCACGTCGAAGCGGTCCTGGGCGGCCTGGCGTTCGCGGCCGAGAACCTCGACCGAGTTCTGCTGCAAGGCCACCCGCTCATTGGCCTGCTTGATGTCGAAGAACGCCACCGCCGCGGCCAGCAGGATATCCTGTTCGACGGCCACAAGCCCCTGGCGCGTCGCCAGAACCTGTTCCTTGGCCGCGTCGATGGCCAGTTGCGACCGCCCCCAGTCATAGAGCGTCATCTGCGCCCCGATCTGAAGCGAGGTCGTTCGCGCCGTGGTATAGCCGGCCAACCCCTCGGCCCGCTGGACGGTATGGGCGGCAGTCCATTGCACGATCGGGCGCAGCGCGGCGATGGCCGCGGCCACGTCTTCGTCGGCGGCGCGCAGGACGGCGCGGTTCTGTTCGATCAGCGCGGAATGGCGATAGGCCGCGACCATGGTGTCGGCCAGCGATTCGGCCTTGGCCGCCTGCCCGCCGAATGCGATCAGCGCGGCGGCCGCCAAGAAACGAAGCCCCCTCACAGCGAAAAACTCCGCGCGCGCTCGAAGCCCGGCAGCAGCGGCGCGCCCGCGTTGAAGGCATAGCGCCAGACGATCCGGCCGTTCAGGCAATGCCCGATCCTGACCACGCCCAGGGCGCCCTCGACAAACAGCGCGGCGATGCGGCCGCCTTCCTTCAGTTGCGACAGGATCGCTTCGGGCACGTCCTCGACCCCGCCGTTGATCAGGATGGCATCATAGGGGGCCTGCTTGGGCGCACCCTCGTTCAGGGGCGCGTTCAGGACCGCGACGTTGAAGACGCCGGCCTCGTTCAGGCGGCGCTCGGCCTCGGCGGCCATGTCGGCGTCCTCCTCGATGGCGACGACGGCCTGGACCAGCCGCGCCAGCACCGCCGAGGAATAGCCATAGCCGCAGCCCAGATCCAGGACCAGGCCGTCCGGCTGCAGGTCCAGCATGTCGATCATCTTGCCCAAGGTGCGGGGTTCCAGCAGCACCCTGCCATGTCCCAGATCCAGGTTTTCACCCGAATAGGCCACGGCCCGGCGCGAAGGGGGAACGAAATCCTCCATCGGGACCGCCAGCATGGCCTCGATCACGGGGAACTTCGTGACATCATTGGGGCGGACCTGCGTATCCACCATCATGATGCGCCGCGCGGCGAAATCGCTCATCTCCGGGAACCTCTGCGAGCTGCTTTGGCGCTTATTGCCACGATTCCGGGGGCTGGGCAACGTCGCGCGTTCCCGTCTTGCAAGCGGACCGCCGATCCTTTATTCCATGCGAACCTCGAACGGCGGCGGGTTGGCGGAGAGGTTACGCAGCGGATTGCAAATCCGTGAAGACCGGTTCGATTCCGGTACCCGCCTCCAAGGTTTCCCTTGCCCTGCAATCTGTTGCCGTCAGGCCCCGGTTTCGCGGCGGAAGCGGACGGAGAGTTGCCAGGGCGCGCCGAAGCTCAGCCACAGGGCGGAAATCCACCACAGCGCGACCATCGCCCAGACATCGACCGCCATGCGGCGCGCGATGCCCTGGCCCAGGGGGTTCATCTGGAAGGCGTCGCCCAGCACCGACAGCAGCACGCAGGCCAGGAAGGAAAACAGCCCGCCCCGGCCGATCTGTTGCAGCGCCGTCCCCAGGCGGCTGGCGGCCATGCGCTCCATGATCCCGGCCAGGGGCACGGCGACCAGCCAGCTTGCCCCCATGATCGCCATGTAGCGCGCGCCGTCCAGATCCCACTTGCCGATCTCTCCGCCATAGACCAGGCGCAGCGCATCACGCAGGGGCAAGGCCGGTTCGCCGAACTTGGCGGCGATGACGATGGTGCTGCCGAAGGCGAACATGCCCGCCGACAGGATCGTCAGCAGCCGGCGGTGCGGCATCAGGACCGGCATGACCTGCTTGCGGAACAGACCCATGGCGATGCCGGAAAAGAACAGCATCTGCCAGCCGAAGGGGTTGAACAGCAGCCCGCCCAGCCGGTGATTCGGCACGAAGGCGTTCAGGACCGGGGCAAAGCACCACAAGGCGAAGGATCCCGCCGCGAAGCTGATCGGATGGCGCAGCAGCAGCGGCACCAGCAGCGGGACCGAGGCCAGCAGGATCACATAGACCGCCAGCACGTCCAGCAGGTTCGGCTGCAACCACATGCTTGCCAGCACGCCGAAGAATCCGACCGGATTTTCCAGGATCCAGACCGCGTATTGGTGCCAGATCGCGGTGTGGTCCATGTCCAGGGCCAGCAGCCCGGCCGAGACCAGGGCCATCAGCAGCCCGCCGAACACCAGGGCGCGCCACACCTCGAAGGCGCGGCGGGCGAAACGCCATTGCGCGGCGCGGCGGCCGTGTTTTGTCTCGACCGATAGCCAGACCATGCCGACCAGGAAGCCGGACAGCAGCACGAACAGTTCCGCCGCGTCGAAAATCGCGAAATTGGCCAGGGTGAACCGGCGCAGGGCCGAAATCGGCATGTGGTCCAGCATGATGCAGACCAGCGCATAGCCGCGCAGCATGTCCAGAGCGATCAGCCGATTCATGAGGGAAGGACGCTCCACTGCCGCAGCAGGGCGGCGTCGGAAACCAGGGCGTCGGTCTCGTCGCGGGTCAGATAGTCCAGGGCCTGCGCCCGGCTGCGGGCATGGGCGATCTTGGCGGCGGCGGTGATGCGGGCCAGGCGCTTGTCCTCGGGCCGGGTCGGGTCTGCGGGCAGCAGCGCGACATGGCGTCGGATCCGGTCGGCATCGCCGCCGAATTCCAGCAGGCCCGCCGCACCCTTCAGCGGCCGGGGCATCGCCCGGACGACGGCGTTCGCAGCCGACAGGATCGCGGGGGGATCGCGCTCCTCGGGCGTGACCAGCAGGCCGCGCATCCGCGCCCAGCGGCCGAAGACCGGGCTGGCCGACAGGCGCGAGGTGACCGGCGACAGGATCAGCCCGGCCAGGATCGGCGACAGCCAGATCAGCTGCGCGGGAGAGAACTGCGCCAGCACGATCAGCGTGCCGATGCCCAGCAGGACATGGACCCAGTGCCGGGAAATCACCACGTTCCAGTCGGGCATGGATCCGGCCCTGACCTGCGCGTTCCAGCCGCTGTCCCGGCCGCGCAGAATCTCATAGATCTGGCGGGTCTGGATCAGCATCTGCACCGGGGCGATCAGGGCGGACAGCAGGATCTCGAACAGCGAGCTTGCGAAGATCCGCACCGGTCCGCCGGAATTGCGTGCCAAGGGCCGCGACCAGGCGCGGAAAGTCGCGATCAGTTTCGGCAGCAGCAGCAGCCCCATGGCGGCGGCGAACAGCCACAGCATCCGCCGGGCGTCGAAGACCGGCCAATCGGGGAACAATTGATAGGCGGTCGGGAAATATTCGGGCGTGGACAGCAGCACCGTGGCCGACAGCACCAGGCCCACCAGGATCAGCGCCAGCCACAGCGGGCTCATCAGAAAGCCCAGGATGCCGATGGTGAAATGGGCCAGCGTGATGGCGCGGGCGCCACGCATCCCGAACAGGCGGGAATGTTGCAGATTGCCCTGCGCCCAGCGGCGTTCGCGCGCGGCCATGTCCAGAAGGGTGGGCGGGCAGCCCTCGAAACTGCCGCGCAGGTCGTGGTCCAGCCGCACCTTCCAGCCCGCGCGGCACAGGGCGGCGGCTTCCACGAAATCGTGGGACAGGATGGTGCCGCCAAAGGGCGGCCTGCCGGGCAGGCGCGGCAGCCCGCAGGCCGACGCGAAGGCCGACATGCGGATGATGGCGTTATGGCCCCAGAAATTGCTGGTATCGCCCGACCAGGCCGACACCCCCCGCGCGATCATCGGGCCGTAGACGCGGCCCGCGAATTGCGTCAGGCGGGCGAAGATCGTCTCTCCGCCCACCAGGATCGGCATGGTCTGGATCAGCGCCAGCCGGGGATCGGCGTTCATCCGCGCCGACAGCGCCCGGATCGTCGCGCCGGTCATGATGCTGTCGGCGTCCAGAACGACCATCTGGTCATAGCGCCCGCCCCATCGGCGCACGAAATCGCTGATATTGCCGGTCTTGCGATCCTCGTTGGTGATGCGGCGGCGATACCAGATCGGCAGGGGCGACAGCTTGCGCGCGGCGTCGATCACCAGCGTCTCGTTCACGGCGATGACCGGGTCGCGGCTGTCGGACAGAACGAAGATCTCGGTCCGGCCCGCCATGCCCTCGCGCTCCAGCTCCCGCGCCAGGGCGGTCAGCAGGCCGATGCTTTTCTGCGCATCCTCGTGATAGATCGGCATCACCACCGCAAGGCGGGCGTCGTTGGGGCCGTCGGGCGTCGTCGGGCGGGACGCGAACAGCCCGGCCAGCACGTTGCAGAAGGAAAAGCCGACCCAGGCGAAGGTGGGCACGAACAGCACCAGCAGCGCCCATTGCATCGGCGTCGGGTTGTCGCCGAAGGTCCGCAGCATCTGCTGGAAGCCGACGAAAGCGATGGCCGCCATGCCGCCGAAGGCCACCAGCCGCGCCATCCAGACGCGCCAGCCGTTCCGCTGGCGGGGAAAGGCCAGCCGGGGCGGGGCGCCGAAATCCTGCACCGGCATGGCCAGGGGCGATTCGGGCGGCGTGGCCAAGGAAACCGCCGGATCGCCGGGACGCGGATCTGCCGGGCTCATGCGGTCCAGCGCGCCAGCCAGGTTTCGCTTTGGGCCACCCCGTCGGGGCTGGTCAGCACCGCCTGCAAATCCGCCAGCGTCGCGTCGCCCGGTTCGAATTCGAAGGCCAGCCGCAGCACGCCCTGATCCACCAGGGGCTTCAGATAGGCATGGATGATGGACCCGGTCGAGGTCGTGACCTTGGATTCCGGCATCGCGTCGGTGAACAGCGACAGGTCGAAATCCACGATGACGCTGCGCGCGGCGGGGGAATTGATCGACCGCCCGCTGCGGACCTGCCGCACCTTGGCCAGGGGCAGGTCGTTGGCGGGCAGGGGCGCGAAGATCAGGCGGTATTGAAATTCGTGGCGCTTGTCGCGGGCGAGCGGCTCCTTGGGGATCCAGCAGCTGACGATATTGTCGTTGAACTCGTTCTCGACCGGGATTTCGACCAGCCGCACCTCGCCGTCGCCCCAATTGCCCTCGGGCTCGATCCAGGCCGAGGGGCGCAGGTGATACAGCGCCTCGGAATCCTGGTAGGCGTCGAAATCGCGGCGGCGCTGGACCAGGCCGAAACCGCGCGGATTGTTGTCCACGAAGGACGAGATCTGCAAGGTCTTGTGCGCGCCCAGGGTCCGCCACAGCGCCTGGCCCGCGCCGGTATGCATCTGCAATCCGTCGCTGTCATGGACGGCGGGGCGATAGTCGTCCACGTCGCGGCGGCTGGCCGGACCGAACCAGAACATCGAGGTCAGGGGCGCCAGCCCGGTGTTTTGCAGATCGACGCGCGGGAACAGCGCCACGCGGGTGCGCACCACCGTCACCGCGCCGGGATTGACGTCGAACTGATAGGCGCCCGCCACCGACTTGCTGTCCAGCACCGCATAGATGCGCACCCAGTCCGATCCGTCGGTCGGTTCCTGGATCCAGAAATCGGTGAACAGGGGGAATTCCTCGCCATCGGGGCTGCCGGTCTTGATCGCCAGCCCGCGCGCGGACAGGCCATAGATCGTGCCGCGCGCCACCGCGCGGAAATAGGTCGCGCCCTGGAAGACCAGGAATTCGTCCATCACGCCGGGGCGGTTCAGGATCGTGCGCATCCGAAAGCCCGACCAGCCCATCTGCCCCTTGTTCTGCACATCCGCGCCCTTGGGGAAATGCGAGGGGTCGAAGTTCAGCATCGAGGGGTCGAAGTCCAGCCGCTGCGGCACGCCGTCGCGCACGATGCTGATATTGACCGGCTCATAGAAGATCGCGCCGGGCGGCAGCAGATCCATGCCGAAGCGCGGATTGCCCGCCAAGGGATCGCGGTCGCGGCGGAACCGGATGGCGCGATACTGGTCATAGGTCAGGTTCGCGAAACTGCCCACCTGTTCGGCCACCGGCTGTTCATAGACGCGGGTGGCGCGTTCCGCCGCCAGGGCCGCGACATCCTCGAATCCGAAGGGGGTCGGCGGCGCGGCCGGAGCGGTGTCGGTCCCTGCCCCGGCCGGCGCCGTTCCGGCCGGTGCTGTCTGCGCCTGCGCGGGCGTGGCGACAAACGCCCCACCTGCGGCCAGGGCGGTCGCTGCGTTCAGAAAATGACGGCGTTTCATATCAGGTGATGCTTGCCAAAAACCGTTTCACTATAAGGATGCTGCGGTGTCGCAGCAAGGCGCAAGCCGAAGCCTGCGGGACCAGCAGGGGCTGGCGCGGCCGCCCGGCCCCTGCCCGGTTTCGCGGCTTTCCGCCTATTGCTGCGCCAGCCATTCGGTGATGGGGCGGCGCAGGTTCGGCTGGCCCGAATCCAGCCCTTCGTCGATCAGCTTGCGCAGGTCGGCCAGCGACACCCGGCGGATCAGGTGCTTGACCGGCCCGATCGAGGCCGGGCGCATCGACAGGCGCGGGATGCCCAGGGCGGCGAAGGTCAGCGCCTCGACCGGGCGGCCCGCATCCTCGCCGCAGAAGGACAGCGGCACGCGTGCCTCTTCGCAGCGGGCGATGATCTGGCGCAAGAGCAGCAGGAAGGACGAGCTGAGCGTGTCGTAGCGCCGCCGCACCCGTTCGTTTTCCCGGTCGGCGGCAAAGAAGAACTGCTTCAGGTCGTTGCCGCCGACGGAAATGAAATCGCACATCTCGAAGAACTTCTTCGGCGCGAAGGCCAGCGACGGCGTTTCCAGCATCGCGCCCACGCGGATGTCGCTGGGCATCGGATGACCGACGCGCTGTTCGCGCGACAGCTCCTGCATCAGGATCTTGTAGGCGACCTCGTATTCGCCGATATCGGCGATGAAGGGGAACATGACATGCAGCGGCCGCCCGACGGACGCCCGGATCAGCGCCTGCAACTGCATCCGCAGCACGCCGCGCTTGTCCAGCCCCACGCGGATCGCCCGCCAGCCCATCGCCGGGTTCGGTTCGTCCTGCGGCTTCATATAGGGCAGAACCTTGTCGGACCCGATGTCCAGCGTGCGAAACATCACCGGCTTGCCCTGGGCGTTGTCCATGACCCGGCGATACAGTTCCGCCAACTCGCCCCGGCGGGGGACGTGGTTGCGGATCAGGAACTGCAATTCGGTGCGGAACAGGCCCACGCCTTCGGCGCCCGAACCGGCCAGGGACGGCAGGTCGGCCATCAGGCCCGCATTCATGTAAAGCTGGACGGTCGTGCCGCAGGTGCCCGTGGCGGGCAGGCCGCGCAGGCTGGCATAGCGGTTCTGCGCCTCGGCCTGCATGGCGATCTTGTCGAGGAACGCCTTGTAGACCGATTCCTCGGGGCGCAGGTGGACGATGCCCTGGTCGCCGTCGACCATTATGGTGTCGCCGTTCAGCGCCTCGGTCGTGATGCGCGCGGCGTGGATGATCAGCGGGATCGCCAAGGCCCGCGCGACGATGGCCGCGTGGCTGCCGACCGATCCTTCCTCCAGCACGACGCCGCGCAGGCGGCGGCCGTATTCCAGCAGTTCGGCGGGGCCGATGTTGCGCGCGACCAGGATCGGGTTGTCGGGCATTTCGGCGCCGGTATCGGTCCCCTGCCCGGTCAGGATGCGCAGCAGCCGGTTCGACAGGTCGTCCAGGTCGTGCAGCCGGTCGCGCAGATAGGGATCGGCCGACATCTCCAGCCGGGCGCGGGCGGCGGACTGTTCCTTTTCCACCGCGGCCTCGGCCGACAGGCCCAGGCGGATGTCCTCTTCCATGCGCTTCAGCCAGCTGCGCGAATGGGCGAACATGCGATAGGTTTCCAGCACGGCCGTATGTTCGCCGTCGCCGCCCATGTCGGCGGCCGCGACCATCTTGTCCACGGTATTGCGCAGCATCGCCACGCCCTCGTGCAGGCGCGCGATCTCGCGGTCGGGATCGTCGCCCACCGGGTTGGTGACGACGACGCGCGCCTCGTGCAGCCAGACCCGCCCCTCGGCCGCGCCTTCCTGCCCGGTGGACCCCCGGATCATCAGCGGGAAGCGGTGCTTGGGCGGCAGGCTGTCGGACTGGCTGCCCTGGAAGGCGCCCAGCTCGGTCATTTCGGCCAGGACCATGGCGACGACTTCCAGGCCATAGATCTCGTCTTCGGAAAACAGCCGCGCCTCGCGGCACTGCACGACCAGAACGCCCAGCCTTTCGCCGACCCGCTGGATCGGCACGCCCAGGAAGCTGGGAAACACCTCCTCGCCGGTTTCGGGCATGAAGCGGAAACCGGGTTCCGACGGCGCGTCTGCGGTGTTCACATAGCGCCCCGTCCGGGCCACGCGGCCGACCAGCCCCTCGCCCAGGCGCAGGCGGGTGCGGTGGACGGATTCGGGGCGCAGCCCCTCGGTCGCGCACAGTTCCAGGGT contains:
- a CDS encoding TolC family outer membrane protein; translated protein: MRGLRFLAAAALIAFGGQAAKAESLADTMVAAYRHSALIEQNRAVLRAADEDVAAAIAALRPIVQWTAAHTVQRAEGLAGYTTARTTSLQIGAQMTLYDWGRSQLAIDAAKEQVLATRQGLVAVEQDILLAAAVAFFDIKQANERVALQQNSVEVLGRERQAAQDRFDVGEITVTDVALADAQLAQTQAGLASAQGDLEIAREGYLAATGRFPGRLDAPPPLPKLPASVDEARAIGQRNHPLIAQAQRRAAAAELGVAIAAAERNPTLTGNLGVGVTRSPQTQLGGVYDNRNSASVGLELNQTIYSGGRLPAAHRRAMAERDQARSALLNLSRQISQQVGESWANIDVARAQIGAIDEQIAAAQQAYNGVREEAALGARTTLDVLDAEQSLLEARADKITAEANLQLAHYQLLAAMGRLTVEHLNLGIPTYDPSQYYNAVRDAPYTSKQGESLDRVLRAIGRD
- the ptsP gene encoding phosphoenolpyruvate--protein phosphotransferase: MQDRKDSDSRNLLRRLKEILGAPGGGQDRLDQITHHIADSMGTQVCSIYLFRDPNTLELCATEGLRPESVHRTRLRLGEGLVGRVARTGRYVNTADAPSEPGFRFMPETGEEVFPSFLGVPIQRVGERLGVLVVQCREARLFSEDEIYGLEVVAMVLAEMTELGAFQGSQSDSLPPKHRFPLMIRGSTGQEGAAEGRVWLHEARVVVTNPVGDDPDREIARLHEGVAMLRNTVDKMVAAADMGGDGEHTAVLETYRMFAHSRSWLKRMEEDIRLGLSAEAAVEKEQSAARARLEMSADPYLRDRLHDLDDLSNRLLRILTGQGTDTGAEMPDNPILVARNIGPAELLEYGRRLRGVVLEEGSVGSHAAIVARALAIPLIIHAARITTEALNGDTIMVDGDQGIVHLRPEESVYKAFLDKIAMQAEAQNRYASLRGLPATGTCGTTVQLYMNAGLMADLPSLAGSGAEGVGLFRTELQFLIRNHVPRRGELAELYRRVMDNAQGKPVMFRTLDIGSDKVLPYMKPQDEPNPAMGWRAIRVGLDKRGVLRMQLQALIRASVGRPLHVMFPFIADIGEYEVAYKILMQELSREQRVGHPMPSDIRVGAMLETPSLAFAPKKFFEMCDFISVGGNDLKQFFFAADRENERVRRRYDTLSSSFLLLLRQIIARCEEARVPLSFCGEDAGRPVEALTFAALGIPRLSMRPASIGPVKHLIRRVSLADLRKLIDEGLDSGQPNLRRPITEWLAQQ
- the mdoH gene encoding glucans biosynthesis glucosyltransferase MdoH, with the protein product MSPADPRPGDPAVSLATPPESPLAMPVQDFGAPPRLAFPRQRNGWRVWMARLVAFGGMAAIAFVGFQQMLRTFGDNPTPMQWALLVLFVPTFAWVGFSFCNVLAGLFASRPTTPDGPNDARLAVVMPIYHEDAQKSIGLLTALARELEREGMAGRTEIFVLSDSRDPVIAVNETLVIDAARKLSPLPIWYRRRITNEDRKTGNISDFVRRWGGRYDQMVVLDADSIMTGATIRALSARMNADPRLALIQTMPILVGGETIFARLTQFAGRVYGPMIARGVSAWSGDTSNFWGHNAIIRMSAFASACGLPRLPGRPPFGGTILSHDFVEAAALCRAGWKVRLDHDLRGSFEGCPPTLLDMAARERRWAQGNLQHSRLFGMRGARAITLAHFTIGILGFLMSPLWLALILVGLVLSATVLLSTPEYFPTAYQLFPDWPVFDARRMLWLFAAAMGLLLLPKLIATFRAWSRPLARNSGGPVRIFASSLFEILLSALIAPVQMLIQTRQIYEILRGRDSGWNAQVRAGSMPDWNVVISRHWVHVLLGIGTLIVLAQFSPAQLIWLSPILAGLILSPVTSRLSASPVFGRWARMRGLLVTPEERDPPAILSAANAVVRAMPRPLKGAAGLLEFGGDADRIRRHVALLPADPTRPEDKRLARITAAAKIAHARSRAQALDYLTRDETDALVSDAALLRQWSVLPS
- the opgC gene encoding OpgC domain-containing protein, whose amino-acid sequence is MNRLIALDMLRGYALVCIMLDHMPISALRRFTLANFAIFDAAELFVLLSGFLVGMVWLSVETKHGRRAAQWRFARRAFEVWRALVFGGLLMALVSAGLLALDMDHTAIWHQYAVWILENPVGFFGVLASMWLQPNLLDVLAVYVILLASVPLLVPLLLRHPISFAAGSFALWCFAPVLNAFVPNHRLGGLLFNPFGWQMLFFSGIAMGLFRKQVMPVLMPHRRLLTILSAGMFAFGSTIVIAAKFGEPALPLRDALRLVYGGEIGKWDLDGARYMAIMGASWLVAVPLAGIMERMAASRLGTALQQIGRGGLFSFLACVLLSVLGDAFQMNPLGQGIARRMAVDVWAMVALWWISALWLSFGAPWQLSVRFRRETGA
- a CDS encoding protein-L-isoaspartate O-methyltransferase, with product MSDFAARRIMMVDTQVRPNDVTKFPVIEAMLAVPMEDFVPPSRRAVAYSGENLDLGHGRVLLEPRTLGKMIDMLDLQPDGLVLDLGCGYGYSSAVLARLVQAVVAIEEDADMAAEAERRLNEAGVFNVAVLNAPLNEGAPKQAPYDAILINGGVEDVPEAILSQLKEGGRIAALFVEGALGVVRIGHCLNGRIVWRYAFNAGAPLLPGFERARSFSL
- a CDS encoding glucan biosynthesis protein — protein: MKRRHFLNAATALAAGGAFVATPAQAQTAPAGTAPAGAGTDTAPAAPPTPFGFEDVAALAAERATRVYEQPVAEQVGSFANLTYDQYRAIRFRRDRDPLAGNPRFGMDLLPPGAIFYEPVNISIVRDGVPQRLDFDPSMLNFDPSHFPKGADVQNKGQMGWSGFRMRTILNRPGVMDEFLVFQGATYFRAVARGTIYGLSARGLAIKTGSPDGEEFPLFTDFWIQEPTDGSDWVRIYAVLDSKSVAGAYQFDVNPGAVTVVRTRVALFPRVDLQNTGLAPLTSMFWFGPASRRDVDDYRPAVHDSDGLQMHTGAGQALWRTLGAHKTLQISSFVDNNPRGFGLVQRRRDFDAYQDSEALYHLRPSAWIEPEGNWGDGEVRLVEIPVENEFNDNIVSCWIPKEPLARDKRHEFQYRLIFAPLPANDLPLAKVRQVRSGRSINSPAARSVIVDFDLSLFTDAMPESKVTTSTGSIIHAYLKPLVDQGVLRLAFEFEPGDATLADLQAVLTSPDGVAQSETWLARWTA